The genome window GGCTGGCACGTCATGCGCATGCACGTCGCGGCCGGAATGTTTGGCGATAATGCGCTTGGCGGTCTCCTCAAGCGCCGCGTTTCGCGTTCGCACCCAGAGCAACAAGCCGCCATGGTCAAGTTGCTCCTGGAGATATTTCGCGTGACGCTCCTCCATGAATTCGCCAAGCACGACGCCGATGAGGCCGCCAAATTCCGCGCCGATCAGGCCGCTCACGAGAAGCATCGCCAGCGCTCCGCCCGACGCGAGCGCCGCGCCGGCCGCCACGGTGGCGCCGACATAGACAAGACCGCCAATGATCGCGCCTTCTTTTCTGCTCAAGGATTCCCTCGGCGCATAGGCCACGCGCGGGGCGGCGGCGTCGTCTTCGGCGGCCTCCACCTTTTCATATTTATGGCCGAGCTTGTCGACGATCGCCTGTTCCCCCGCAAGCAGGCTGACATCGCCAAGATCGAACCCCGACTTCAACAATTCCTCGACAGCGCTCTCGAGCACATAGCCGTCCGAGAAAACGCCGACCACCTCTCGCGCCCGCCGCTCCACACTGGACATGCCGCCCTCCCCTAGCCTTGCACGCCTCGATCCGCTTCGAAGCGGCCCGCCGCATCCGGCTGTTCGGAGCAGAGTGCTGCCGAAAGCCGGCCCTTGGCAAGAGCCGCATTGACGCTGGCGAGGGAGCTAAGGAGACCGCGCGGCGGATCGGGACGAACCGGCTGACGCCGCCAGCAGGCAGAGATATTCCCAGACCATGGTCGCGCCGGCGAGCGCGGTGATTTCGGAAACGTCATAGGCCGGCGCCACCTCGACGACGTCCATCCCGATGAAGTTCAGACCAGCGAGCTTGCGGATGATCGACTGCGCCTGCCAGGTGGCCAGGCCGCCGATTTCCGGCGTGCCGGTTCCCGGGGCGAAGGCCGGATCAAGCGCGTCGACGTCGAACGTCATATAGACCGGGGCGTCGCCGACGACTTCGACGATCCGCGAGGCGACCGCCGCTGGCCCGATCTCATGCGCCTGCTGCGCGGCGACGATCGTGACGCCTTGTCCAAGCGTCCAGTCATAGACGTCGCGTTGCACCGGCGAGCGAATGCCGATCTGAATCATGCGGCGCGCATCGAGGACGCCTTCGTTGATCGCATGATAGAACATCGAGCCATGCGCATAGGGCTGGCCGAAATTGTCGGGCCATGTATCGACATGGGCGTCGAAATGAATCAGCGCCAGCGGTCCGCGCTTTCTTGCGCAGGCGCGCAGCAGAGGCAGCGTGATTCCATGGTCGCCGCCCAGCGTCACGAGATGCGCATAGGCCGAGGCCTGCTCTTCGATGAGCTTGAGACTTGCGGCGATGTCGCCCAGCGCGATGGCGAAATCCCCCACGTCGGCGAGCGGCAGATCGACGGGGGACGTCCAGTGCGCGGGGTGCGCGCCGTCGATCAACATACGGCTGGCGTGACGAATCGCCGACGGCCCGAAGCGCGCGCCGCTGCGGTTGGTCGTGCCGATGTCGAAGGGGACTCCGGCGACGACGACCGCCGCGTCAGCGCGCGGGGCGACGCCGAGGAAGGTCGGCGGCGCGGCGAATGTCGGCGCCCCGCTCACGGCAAACCGTCGAGTTTGACGAAACGGAACACCGCCGCGGCCACCGCGCAGGTCCAATCGCCGTTGGCGGCGCCTTCGGCCGCCGCGGTCAAAGACAGGCTCTCGACGATCAGCTCGCTCGTTTCATAAACCTTCTTGCGCTCGTTCCAGGCGGCGTCGGGATCGAACTCGATCCCGAGCGTCGACGCGAGCATCGTCGCCGCGAGATCTTCCGCATGATCGCCGCTCTCGCGCTCCGTCATGCCATAGCCGTGATGTTCCGAAATATAGCCGTAGAGCGTCGGCTGCTTTGGCCGCGCGAGGCCGATGCTTGCCGTGACGCGCCGTCCGGGCTCGTCGGTCTCGGCGCGCGCAAGCACCGTGAAAGTGATTTCGCCAGGCTGAAGCGTCGCGACGCCCCGCTCCACCGGAACGACTTCGCATCCGGCCGGCAGAATGGACGACACCGCCACGAGATTCTGCTGTTCGATGTCGGCGTCGCGCAGCGCATATTCGAACGCCGTCAGACGATGGCGGTGAACGCCGACGCCGCGCGTGAGAAAGACGCATTGCGGAATGGGAAACATCGAACGCGCTCCTGGCAGAAACCGCAAAGCTTCAATCGGGACAGGCGGGCTAGACCGTCACGCGAACTGGCCCGCTCCTTAAAACCAACAGCCGTCCACGCTATTTTTTGCAGGCCGGCGTCGGCTGCAAAATGAGATCCGTCATGTCGCCGCGCAAGACGAAGTCGCCATAGTCGAGCTTCAGCGCGCGCGAGACGCCGTTTTCATAAAGGTCGAAGGACAGCACATAAATCGGCTGCCCGTCTTTCTTGCCAAGGTCGAAATAGGAAATCGCGACCGGCCAGCGACGGATGTTGTTGAGCGCATTGACGCGCGCGACCTTTTCCTGGGGCGGCTCGGTCGTCGGCTTGCCAATGACCGTCAAGGTATCGAACGCCTTCTCGCCGTCGCCCGTGCCGTCGAAGACCCGCGCTTCGAGCAGCTGTTCGCCGGCCGCGGCGGTTTCCACGATCTTGCGCAAATGTTCGGTCGGAAAGAGCATCGGACCGGCCAGCTCCAGTCGCGTGCGCTTTGGCTTTGCAAGATCAATGGCAAGCCGCGTGTCGGCGGATTTCTTGGCCTTTCCGTCGACCTCATCTGTCCGCGAATTGTCGACTTTGGTCTCCACCTTGAAGCGAAAGTCCACGCCGTCGCCGCCCTCGAATGTCGCCGAACGCATGTCGGAGAGCTTGGCCGCCCCTTCCGAGGGCTGCAATTCGGTGATCTGGCGAAAGTTCTGCACATAGCCCTCGCAGGCCGAACCGGAAAAGTCGAAGGCGATCCGGCCGCGCGCCTGCGCCGGCGCCTTCGCGCCGCTCGATTTCAACAGGCTCAGATCATAAACGGCGCGATGATTGGCGAGCGGCAATGCCCGCTCGGCGAACGCCTGGCCGAGGGGCGTCGCCGCGCAGATCGCGGCGGCCAGCACGCGTGACGAAATCATTGGTCCTCTTTCTGTGTGGCGGCGCGTGCGACGCCATTGCGTCGCGTGGAGTAGGAAACTAGGGTCGCGCTTCATTTGGAGCAACGACTTTCTCTTTGAAGAGGCGCCATGACCGCATCGTCCGACACCCCGCTCGCGCGGCTGAAAGAGCTGGGACTGACGCTGCCCGCCGCGGCGGCGCCGGTCGCCAACTATGTGCCTTTTGTCCGCACGGGCGCCTTGCTGTTCATATCGGGACAGCTGCCGCTGGGCGCCAATGGCGTCGATCCGGCGCATCGAGGCAAGCTCGGCGCCGGCGTTTCGCTTGAGGCCGGGCAGTCCGCCGCGCGTCAGGCGGCGCTCAACGTCCTCGCCCAAGCCACGGCCGCCGTCGGCGATCTTGCGAAACTGCGCGCCGTGCGGCTCGGCGGCTACGTCAACAGCGCGCCCGACTTCGCTTCGCTGCCGCAAGTCGTCAACGGCGCTTCCGATCTCATCGCCGCCGTGCTGGGCGAGAATGGCAAACATGCGCGCTTCGCCGTCGGCGTCGCGCAATTGCCGCTCGACGCCGCGGTCGAAGTGGAAGGAATCTTCGAGATTCTTCCGTGAACTCCCGTGATTTTTTGTGGCTGACGGCGCGGCCGATCGCCCACCGCGGACTGCATGACGCCCGCAAGGGCGTGATCGAAAATTCAATTTCCGCCGCCCGCGCGGCGATCGCCGCGGGCTTTGGCGTCGAATGCGACGTGCAGCTCACCGCCGACGGCGAGCTCGTCGTATTTCACGACGAGACGCTGGAGCGGCTGACCGAAAGCGCCGGCGCTGTCGCCAAGCACAGCGCGGATGAGCTCAGCCATATGAGGCTGCGCGGCGCCGGTGACGCCATTCCGAGGTTTTCCGAGTTTCTCGCCGCGATCGGCGGGCGAACGCCGATCATTGTCGAGATCAAGAGCGCCTTCGATGGCGATACGACCGCCGCGCAGCGCTTGGCGCAGTCGCTGGCGCGTTATGAGGGGCCCGTCGCCGTCGAAAGTTTCGATCCCGATCAGATCGCGTTTCTGCGCGCGCGCGCCGCCGCGCTGGGGATCGCGCATCGCCCGCTCGGCATCGTCGGCGAGGCGCATTACGACGCGGATGATTGGCCGCAGCTGTCCGCCGCGCAGCGCGCGGAGCTCACGCATTTTCTGCACTACAGGCGCACGCTGCCGGATTTCCTGTCTTGGCGCGTGCGCGATCTTCCGCACGCCATTCCGCTGCTGCTGCGCGACGGGCTGAACCTTCCGGTAACCGCCTGGACCGTGCGCTCGCCGGAAATGGCGGCGCGGGCGCGAGAATGGACCGATCAGATCGTCTTCGAGGGCTTCGCGCCTTAAGCGCCTGCGTCGCGCGGCGTGCGCCGCCGCATCCGCCCAAGCGCCAATTCTTGTTAGCAGAGCCGATCGGACGCGACATGGATCGTCATCGAGCGCCCTCGATCGACGGGAGCAACATCGTCATGCGCCAGCGCGGACGCTCAATTCGCCTTGTGCTAACAATCGGGATAGCGGCTCTCCTGGGAGTCGGAACGGCCATCGCCGACATTAAAAACGGATCCTTCGACGCCGACGGCGCCCGCCGCGCGACAGCCGAAATGGATCGCGACAAGACGCTGCAGTCCAGCGTCCACGCCTGTCCGGCGGACGTCTTCCGTAAGGAGGCCTCGCTTGGCGGATTGCTCCTGGGAGATGAAGCGGTCACGCGCGATCACTGCGCGGCCCGTCCTGAGGAATGCTATCACACCTGCATTGGTAAGCGCAGCGGCGAACACTGCTTCCGGTTGGCGCTGGCGTTTCAGGAGAACGAAAGCGTCATCGCGCCGCGCTACGCGCAGCTCATGTTCGCAATGGCCTGTGCGCTTGGCAAGGCCTCCGGCTGCACCAACCGCGCCGCGCATATGCGCAACGCCGCCGAAGAAGGCGATCCGCTCGAGTCGCTGTCGGCGAAGGCCAGCGAGCGCTGTCAGTTTCGCAGCTTCAAGATCGCCTGCGCCAGCAACGATCACTGGGGGTGCGCGATGCTCGGACAGGCGTACCGCAACGGCGAGGGCGTAAAGAAAAGCATCGCCCTCGCGCGTCGCTCCTACAGGAAATCCTGCAGGCTCGACCCAGAATTCGCCGCCTGCGAATTTTCCCGCCGCGCGCTGACGTCAATGTGATTCGCCGCGGCGCTATTCCGCGGGGACCAATCCGTTGACCGGCTCCAGGCCCCGCATTTCCTTGAGCTCCACGCGAATATTGTAATCGCTCGCAGCTTTTATGAAATCCTGAATCGTCTCCATGATGTCCTGATCGATAAAGCCGGCGCGCGTGCCGTCGATCACCAGATAGCTGTCTTGCTCGACATTCTCGAGTAAGTTGCGCAGCTGCGCCTTGTTGAGGAAGGACACGTCCTTCTGCAGGCGCAGCAGGTAGTTGCGGCCGTCGCGCGTGAGCGTGAAGGCGGAGTGGTAATTCGCGCGCAACACGAAGAAGAGGCCCACGGCCATGCCGATCGCCATGCCCTTGAGGAGATCCGTCGAAAGAATGGCGCCGACGGTCACGGCGAAGGGCGCGAACTGGTTGAAGCCCTTGTCATATTGCTGAACGAAGAGCTTCGGCTTCGCGAGCTTGTAACCCGTCAGCAGCAGCACCGCGGCAAGGCATGCGAGCGGAATCATGTTGAGCAGACTCGCCAGGAACATCGCGCTGAGCAACAGCAGCACGCCATGGACAAAGGACGCCACCTTGGTGTGCGCGCCAGCGTCGATGCTGGCGGAGCTGCGCACGATCACCGCAGTGATCGGCAATCCGCCCAACATGCCGCTCAGGAAATTGCCCACGCCCTGGGCTTTGAGCTCCTGATTGGTCGGCGCGATGCGCTTGAGCGGGTCGAGCTTATCGACCGCTTCGAGACTCAGCAGAGTCTCAAGGCTGCCGACCAGCGCCAAAGTGGCGGCCGTCACATAGATCTGGACATCGATCAGACGCGTAAAGTCCGGAAAGTTGAACTCCCGCGCGAAGTCTATCGGTCCAAAGATCGCCGGGAGATTGACGAGATGCTGCGGCGCGATCGCCAAAGAGGGAAACAGCGTCTGAGCCGCGATGTTATAGGCGACGCCAAACAGCACCGCGACGAGCGGACCGGGCGCGAGCGAAAGGTAGCGATGCTTCTTGATGTAGGGCGTTTCCCAAAGAAGCATGATCGCGAGGGAGACGATGCTCACGATCACCGCTCCCGTCGAAAAGGAGCGAAAGGCGTCAAAGATGAACGAGAGACGCGTGTGGCTATCGTCCTCGAGGAACGAGAGGTCAGCTTCCGCGTCGGCGTCGTAGCCGACCGCGTGCGGCAACTGTTTCATGATCAGGATCAACCCGATCGCCGCGAGCATGCCCTTGATGACGGCCGACGGAAAAAACGCGCCGATGACGCCCGCCCGCAGAAAGCCCATTCCCAATTGCAGGAGTCCCGACAGCGCCACCGCAAGCAGCATGGCGTCGAAGCCGAGTTTTTCGACCGCGGTCGCGACAATCACGGTCAAGCCTGCGGCAGGACCCGAAACGCTCAACTGCGAACCGCTCAGAACAGAGACGACGAGCCCGCCGATAATCCCCGAGATAACGCCCGAAAAGGGCGGCGCGCCAGACGCGACCGCGATGCCAAGGCACAGCGGCACTGCGACGAGAAACACCACGACGCCCGCCGGAATGTCGTGATCGAGGTAGCGGAAATAGTAGTCGAGATGCCGCCTAAACACGCCTGAATTCTCCTTATTGGCGGCGGTGCGCCGCGCGGCCGGTTAGAAATCCTCGCCGCCGTGTTGCTCATAGATGACGTCGACGTCGCTGCCCGGCGGCAAGGTAATGAGCTGATGCAGTATTCCGTCATCGAGCCCGAACACCCAGCCGTGCAGCATCGGCCGCTGGTCCTCTTTCCAGGCGGTCTGCACGATCGATAATTGCGACAGTCGCATAACCTGCTCGATCACATTGAGTTCGACAAGACGGTTGGCGCGTTCGGTCTGAGAGTTGAGCGCATCGATCTCGTCTCTATGCATCCGATAGGTGTCTTTGATATGCATCAGCCATTTGTTGAGCAGCTCCAGATCGGGCCGCTGTCGGTCAAGGGCGGCGCGAACGCCGCCGCAATTGTAGTGACCGCAGACGATGACGTGCTGAACTTTGAGCACTTGCACGGCGTATTGGATGACGCTGAGACAGTTGAAGTCCGTGCAGATCACCTGATTGGCGATGTTGCGGTGCGCGAAAATGGCGCCGGGCAGCGCATTGACGATGATGTCGGCCGGCACGCGGCTGTCGGAGCAGCCGATCCACAAGAATTCCGGCTTCTGATCGGCCGCGAGACGCTCGAAATAGCCGGGATCGCGCTCGCGGACTTCCTCGGCCCAAGCCTTGTTCTCAAGCAACAGTTTTTCGAAGGATTTCATCACGCCCGGTTTCTCTCAGCCGTAAGCCTCAAAAGCGGTCTGGCTGCGACAGCAATGTGACAGCGACAGGAAGCCGCTCGGAACAGGAGCGCGAACTGAGGCGATCATCGTCGGCGTCGCGCCCTCGCTCAAGCAGGGCGAGTCTACGAAGGTCTTGAGGTGACGACAAGTCCGCCCGCGCATCGTCGCGTAGGGCCACGCTCGCGAAACGCCAAGAAGGCCGCTCGCTTCGGCCGCCTATTTTTGTTGAACCGCGCAGAGTTCGCCCCACACCTGCGGCAGGCTGGCGATGATGTCGTCGGCGATCAGCCCAGGACCAAAGATCTCGGCGGCGCGGGCATGCATCCAGGCGGCGCAGGACGTCGCGAGGAAGCCGTCCATGCGCTGCGCGAGCAGGCCGGCGATGACGCCGGTCAAGACGTCGCCCGAGCCCGCGGTGGCGAGCCAAGGCGTCGCATAAGGAAGGATCGAGGCGCGTCCGTCGGGCGCGGCGACGACCGTGTCCGCCCCCTTGAAGAGCACGACCGCGCCGCTGGCGCGCGCCGCCTCGCGCGCCTTGTCGAGCTTCGAGCGGCAGCCGCAGTCGCTCTCGCAAGCGGCGAAGAGCCGTGCGAATTCGCCGGCGTGCGGCGTCATCACCACCGGACCGGGCGCGGCGCGCGTTGCGCGCCACAGCCGCTCCGGATTGGCGGCGAAGCTCGACAGGGCGTCCGCGTCGAGGACTGCGGCGCGGCGATAGGCCTGCGGCGCAAGCGCCGTTTCGACCTGCGCGCAGCTTTCCTCGCTGACGCCCAGCCCCGGACCGATCGCGACGGCGTTTTTGCGCTCGTCGGAGAGAACCTTGGCGAGGCCCTTCGCGCCGTCGGCCGGTCGAACCATGACCGACGTGAGCGCGCTGGCGTTGACCGCAAGCGCTTCGGTTGGGCTGGCGAGCGTCACGAGACCCGCGCCGGCGCGCAAGGCCGCCGCCGCTGAAAGCCGCGCGGCGCCTGTAAAGGAGGCGCCGCCCGAGACGACCAGCGCATGGCCGCGCGAATATTTGTGGCCCTCGACCTGCGGCAGGGGCAGCGCGGCGCGCCAGAGCTGCGGCATGTTGACGAAAGTCTCGACGGCGAGCGAATCGAGCGCGGAAGGTCGAATGCCGATATGCGTGCAGGTGAGCGCGCCGCAATGCAGACGGCCGGGCAATAGCAGATGGCCGGTCTTCACGCGAAAAAAGGTGACGGTCGCATCGGCCTCCACCGCCGCGCCGCGCACCGCGCCGGTCGTCCCGTCGACGCCGCTGGGAATATCGACGGCGACGACGTTCTGGCCGCTTTCGCGCCGCCAGCGGTTCAGGCGGCGGACGAGCGCGCTGGCGTTCGAATCGAGATCGCGCGCGAGGCCCGTTCCGAACAGAGCGTCGATAACGAGATCGACGCCGTCAAAGCTGCAGTCGAGCGCGGACGTGACCGCACAGGGCCAGGCGGCGGCCGCTTGCGCCGCGTCGCCGCGCAATTGGTCGAGCGGGGTCAGGGAAGCGACGCGGACTTTATAGCGCTGCGCGCGCAGCAGCCGCGCCGCGACAAAGCCGTCGCCGCCATTGTTGCCCGGACCGCAGAGCACCAAGACCCGACGCCCGCTGGTGCGTTGAAGAATTTGGCTGGTCACCCGCGCGATCGCCGCGGCGGCGCTCTCCATCAGCGACATCGCCGGCACGCCGCTCTCGATCGTCAGGCGATCGGCGCGAGACATTTGATCCGTCGTGAGGATTTCGAGCGGGAAAGCGGCGGGCATGGCGCGATGGTGACCGAAGGCCGCCGCCCGCGCAATGGGCGCCGCTCACAAGATGGACGCCACGCCCGTTAATCCGGCGCCGCATTCCGCCGCGCCTCGGTTTCGGCTATGTCAGCGACATGCTGACCGCCGCGCTGATCGCCTTCGACTCTCCCGGCGCGCCGCTGCGGCCGGAGGCCGTGGCGCGCAGCCTCGGTTCGCTCGTCGAGTCGTGCGTCATGGGACTGATCGCCGACGCTCTGATCCTCGCCGCGCCGGGGCGAGGCCTGGACGGGATCGCCGACGAAGCCGGCTGCGCGCTGATCGAGACGCCGCGCGCCGCCGACGGCCTGGCGCAGGCGCTGAAAGCGGCGCGGCGCGACCATCTTCTCCTTCTGCTGGCCGGGTTCGCCGTGGAGCGCGACTTCGCCGAGGAAGCGCAGGATTTTTTCGCCTATGGCGACTCCAGCCGCGCCCGAACGCTTCGGCTGGCGCCCGATTCGTTGATCACCCGCGTTGCGCCGGGCTTGGCGCGTCCGGTCGGGCTCATCGCGCCAAAAAGCGCGCTCGCGACGGCGGCTGAAGGCGCGGATCTGGCGCGGCTTGCGCGAAAGATGCGGGGCGCCGATCTGACGACCCGCGCCCGCCGCGTCCTGTAGCCGCAGCGTCCGGCCGATCAGCGCGCGAATGTATTGCAGGCGTCAATGCTGCCCGTGCGCAAGCCTTTCAGCAGCCATTGCGTGCGCTGCGCCGCCGAGCCGTGGGTGAAGCTGTCCGGCACCACATAGCCGCGCGTCGCTCTTTGCATGCGATCGTCGCCGATCGCCTGCGCCGAAGCGACCGCCTGCTCAATGTCGCCTTCCTCGAGAATGGGCTTTTGCTTGTTGGCGTTGTTGGCCCAGACGCCGGCGAGGCAATCGGCCATCAGCTCCGCGCGCACCGAAAGCGCGTTGGCTTCCGAACGGCTGCCCGCCATTTGCTGCGCCCGCTGGACCTTCGGCAGAATGCCCATGAGGTTCTGAATGTGATGGCCCATCTCGTGCGAGATCACATAGGCATAGGCGAAATCGCCGCCGCCGCCGAACCGCCGCTGCATGTCGCGGAAAAAGGACGTGTCGAGATAGATGCGCTGGTCGAGCGGACAATAGAACGGCCCCATCGCCGACTGCGCCGCGCCGCAGCGCGACTGGGTGTAGCCGCTAAAGAGAACGAGCCGCGGCGGCTGGAAGCGCACGCCCCTCTGCTCCGGAAGCACCTGCGACCAGACCTGCTCGTTGGAGCCCACCACCTTCGCGACGAAACGCCCCATTTGATCCGTCGGCGCGCTTTGCCGCGGCGCCTCCTGGCGCGGCGAAGCCACGTCGCGCTCCTGGCGCATATTGTTGATCATCTGCGCGCCGCCGATGAGAATCGCAGGATTGACGCCGAGCGCCCAGCCGATCAGTCCGAGGATCACCATCGTGCCAAGGCCGATGCCGCCTGCGCCCATGCGGGGTCCGCCCCCCATCATCGGTCCGCCGCCGCGACGATCCTCGATATTGTCAGACGACTGGAGATCTTCCCACTTCATATTCGCGCGCTCCGGGGCGCGCCCCCCAGGGCGCTGCTCGATGAGCTATTTAATTGAGCTTACTGCCTCTGGGTAGAGCGGCCCTCGCGGACGGCGGCTCATGACGCGCCCCATTCCTTTGGCCACTCTTCCCGCAGCCGGCCGCCGAGCCGCACCGGCGAGATCATGGTCGCCAGCCCGTCGGCGCCGATTTCGGCCGCCACGCCGCAGAAGGTCGCCTCGCCATTCGCCGGCTCATAGCGCGCGCCGGGCGTCTTGCGCAGGAACCGGCGCAGCGGCTCCTCCTTGTCCATGCCGACGACGGAGTCGTAATCGCCGGTCATGCCGGCGTCGGTCTGATAGCCGGTGCCGCCCGGCAGGATCTGCGCGTCGGCGGTCGGCGTATGCGTATGCGAGCCGACCACCAAAGACGCGCGGCCGTCGACGAAATGCGCCATCGCCATTTTCTCGCTCGACGCCTCGGCGTGCATGTCGATGAAGATGGCGTCGCATCCGACGCCGAGCGGACAGGCGCCCAGCTCGCGCTCGATGGCGGCGAAAGGATCGTCGAGCGCCTCCATGAAGACCCGGCCAATCGGATTGACGACGAGCACCTGCTGCCCGCGCGCCGCCGTATAGAGGCCGGCGCCGCGTCCGGGCGTTCCCGGCGGATAATTGATCGGGCGCAGCAGCCGCGGCTGGCGTTCGATGAAAACCAGCGCCTCGCGCTGATCGAAGGCGTGATTGCCGAGCGTGACGCAATCGACGCCAAGGCCGAGCATTTCCTCGCAAATGGCTTCGGTGACGCCAAAGCCGCCGGCGGCGTTCTCGCCATTGGCGACGACGAAGTCGAGCGCCCATTTTTCGCGCAGCCGGGGGACAAAGCGCGACAACGCCGCGCGGCCAGAACGGCCAAGCACGTCGCCGATGAAGAGTAAGCGGAGCTGAGTTGCAAAGGTCACAGCATCTGGATAAGCGCGTAGAGGGACGTGCGCAACGCTGCCGCGCTGGGACACGCTTGAGATGACCAATAAGTTGCACCTAAATGACTACGTTATCGCCCATCACTCATGATCAGCAGAAAATCATTTCGCCCCTCTGTAGAGATGAAATATCTAGAAGGTTTGATTCGCTAAGAGGAATAATGTATTTTGTAATTTTACTTGCCAGCATGGCGCTTACGTACATAAGCATAGCCATATCCGCGAAGTTTTCAATAATATTAACAGAAGCTGTTATAATAATAATCTACTGCATGTTTGTTATTATCAATATAAACATTCTTGAACATTTATTGCGCAGGCGAATCGCTTATGTCATTACTCATATTTTATATGGAACTGCAATCAGAGCAAAAATAGCTGACATCAAGGTTATAGCAAGACGCTTCGCTCGCACGATGTCATATGATACCTTCATGACATGTAGACCAAGCGATGATCGGTTCAACATGATCCGTCAGAAAATATATGGCGATGTAACAGAATATGTAGCAGTTGGCGACGATATTCTATTTTTCTGGAACGGAGACATTAACTATCCAAATATTTATCCAGTGATGTATCAGAAGGAATTCAGATGTCTACTCCAAGAAAAAGAAGATCAAGACTTAGTGAAATTCGCTGATGCAGTCGTTAATCCAGCGCTTGGGGAAGACTATTTCCTCTTTGCAAATTTCCTCGATGAAAATGGCAGGCTTCTGAACTGGCTCGAACTTTGGCCTGCGCGCCACCTTTAATTAATGGAACGGTTTGATATAACACCCGCTCCCTTGAAAGCGCCGCCACACATGCAAGACGCCGCCGAACGCCCCGCCGTCCTGACGCAAAAAGACGCGCCGGCGCGGCCTTACGTCGTTTTCGAAGACGGCCGCAGCGACGGACAGGCGCTGCTGTTCGAGGAGCCGGAGGAGATCATCGTCGCCCGCGCGGCGAAAGACGTCGCGGCGGCGTTCGAACGCATGGAGGCGGCGACAAGGCGCGGCCTCTATCTCGCCGGCTACGCCGGCTACGAACTCGGCTATGCGCTGGAGCCCAAATTCGCCGCCCAGGCGACGCCCGACGCGCTTACGCCGCTGCTGCTCTTCGGCGCGTTTCGCGCGCCGCGGCCCTGGTCGCTGCCGCCGGCCGAGAGCGCGGCGCCGAACATTCCGCTTT of Methylocystis sp. SC2 contains these proteins:
- a CDS encoding NAD(P)H-hydrate dehydratase, which gives rise to MPAAFPLEILTTDQMSRADRLTIESGVPAMSLMESAAAAIARVTSQILQRTSGRRVLVLCGPGNNGGDGFVAARLLRAQRYKVRVASLTPLDQLRGDAAQAAAAWPCAVTSALDCSFDGVDLVIDALFGTGLARDLDSNASALVRRLNRWRRESGQNVVAVDIPSGVDGTTGAVRGAAVEADATVTFFRVKTGHLLLPGRLHCGALTCTHIGIRPSALDSLAVETFVNMPQLWRAALPLPQVEGHKYSRGHALVVSGGASFTGAARLSAAAALRAGAGLVTLASPTEALAVNASALTSVMVRPADGAKGLAKVLSDERKNAVAIGPGLGVSEESCAQVETALAPQAYRRAAVLDADALSSFAANPERLWRATRAAPGPVVMTPHAGEFARLFAACESDCGCRSKLDKAREAARASGAVVLFKGADTVVAAPDGRASILPYATPWLATAGSGDVLTGVIAGLLAQRMDGFLATSCAAWMHARAAEIFGPGLIADDIIASLPQVWGELCAVQQK
- a CDS encoding neutral zinc metallopeptidase; protein product: MKWEDLQSSDNIEDRRGGGPMMGGGPRMGAGGIGLGTMVILGLIGWALGVNPAILIGGAQMINNMRQERDVASPRQEAPRQSAPTDQMGRFVAKVVGSNEQVWSQVLPEQRGVRFQPPRLVLFSGYTQSRCGAAQSAMGPFYCPLDQRIYLDTSFFRDMQRRFGGGGDFAYAYVISHEMGHHIQNLMGILPKVQRAQQMAGSRSEANALSVRAELMADCLAGVWANNANKQKPILEEGDIEQAVASAQAIGDDRMQRATRGYVVPDSFTHGSAAQRTQWLLKGLRTGSIDACNTFAR
- a CDS encoding TIGR00282 family metallophosphoesterase, with the translated sequence MTFATQLRLLFIGDVLGRSGRAALSRFVPRLREKWALDFVVANGENAAGGFGVTEAICEEMLGLGVDCVTLGNHAFDQREALVFIERQPRLLRPINYPPGTPGRGAGLYTAARGQQVLVVNPIGRVFMEALDDPFAAIERELGACPLGVGCDAIFIDMHAEASSEKMAMAHFVDGRASLVVGSHTHTPTADAQILPGGTGYQTDAGMTGDYDSVVGMDKEEPLRRFLRKTPGARYEPANGEATFCGVAAEIGADGLATMISPVRLGGRLREEWPKEWGAS